CCCTCAAAAGAACCTTTACATATCTCCAAAttcatccctctctccatctcccgaTCACCCCTTATCTTCACACCAGCGCATAATCAAACTGTCCTCTGTCCAGCCCCTCCTTATGGTCCGTCCACGAGGATGCCGGCATGCTGCTGTACGGGTCTAATAAGATACGGATGCAGCGGACAACCagaaagagcagcagcagcacgagGAGGCCAACGAAACACAGGGCCGTTCCCTGCTCGGGGTGCCCTGCCGTGGGCTGCAGCACTGCTGGGCCCCTGGGGAACCCGGGCGGAGCAGGAGAGGAGACTTCATAGTCCA
This Sander lucioperca isolate FBNREF2018 chromosome 9, SLUC_FBN_1.2, whole genome shotgun sequence DNA region includes the following protein-coding sequences:
- the LOC116037414 gene encoding cortexin-1; its protein translation is MSDTNYWVVDYEVSSPAPPGFPRGPAVLQPTAGHPEQGTALCFVGLLVLLLLFLVVRCIRILLDPYSSMPASSWTDHKEGLDRGQFDYALV